One segment of Fusarium oxysporum f. sp. lycopersici 4287 chromosome 7, whole genome shotgun sequence DNA contains the following:
- a CDS encoding hypothetical protein (At least one base has a quality score < 10): MATATLITPAAHYQPQPQPPFSSYSQPSSGAASIANMISEPRKAADGQEPSNRQSLPSISEVIQGTKPGPYPVAHAPGLQSGSSLPSPFAPAPRSFPEAEKRSSPQPLHPTSSFPRQDGPAFADSPRPHFSNRPSLPPVSDRRQSPSAKADLPPHHHHHPEQKLPEPHHPLNGAYAHPPPPPPAPVAYQPGQLPPGQMPLPAYPISPRHGMPPHIPGSYDPRAPPHVDDPEYARARYEATVDRHYESWNYQDSLSRIGTSSRTIFNFAEAYSRIAQEQHGAHPIPARLPTEREVSDMLSNIELVKRSLEQVRDLVQTSIQNERVREGSKMKGPYEEEHDVNMYGDGMKPAYGITEVKKRRGRAAPPGRCHSCNRIDTPEWRRGPDGARTLCNACGLHYAKLERKRQLEARSIRPKDEAHRQ, from the exons ATGGCAACGGCAACCCTCATCACACCGGCCGCCCATTAccaacctcagcctcaaccgCCTTTCTCCAGTTATTCACAACCCAGCTCTGGTGCTGCCAGTATTGCCAACATGATCTCTGAACCTCGAAAAGCAGCCGACGGTCAGGAGCCCTCAAATCGCCAGTCGCTGCCCTCAATCTCGGAGGTCATCCAGGGCACTAAACCTGGGCCTTATCCTGTTGCACATGCGCCGGGTCTGCAGTCAGGTTCGAGTTTGCCGTCGCCCTTCGCACCAGCTCCCCGATCGTTCCCAGAGGCCGAGAAGCGCTCGTCTCCTCAGCCTCTCCACCCGACCTCATCCTTTCCTCGGCAAGATGGACCTGCGTTTGCGGACTCTCCTCGTCCTCATTTCAGCAACCGACCATCGCTCCCTCCTGTCTCTGACCGTCGCCAGAGTCCTTCGGCCAAAGCTGATCTACCTCcacaccaccaccaccatcccGAGCAGAAGCTTCCTGAACCTCACCACCCACTCAATGGTGCATACGCTCATCCCCCTCCGCCCCCTCCAGCTCCTGTCGCATACCAGCCTGGCCAGCTGCCTCCAGGTCAAATGCCTCTGCCTGCGTATCCCATTTCCCCCAGGCACGGAATGCCACCACATATTCCCGGATCTTACGATCCTAGAGCGCCTCCTCATGTGGACGACCCTGAATATGCCCGAGCCAGATACGAAGCTACAGTTGACAGGCACTACGAAAGCTGGAACTATCAAGACTCATTGAGCCGA ATTGGCACCTCGTCTCGTACGATTTTTAACTTTGCCGAAGCTTACAGCAGAATCGCTCAAGAACAGCACGGAGCTCATCCTATCCCAGCTCGACTGCCTACGGAACGAGAAGTTAGCGATATGCTCAGCAATATCGAACTTGTCAAGAGATCACTGGAGCAAGTGCGTGACTTGGTGCAAACTTCGATCCAGAACGAACGAGTCCGAGAAGGGTCCAAGATGAAGGGACCTTACGAGGAAGAGCACGACGTGAACATGTACGGCGATGGAATGAAGCCAGCGTATGGTATCACAGAAGTTAAAAAGCGTCGAGGT CGTGCTGCTCCTCCTGGACGATGCCACAGTTGCAATCGAATCGACACCCCTGAATGGCGACGTGGACCTGATGGAGCCCGGACTCTCTGCAACGCCTGCGGGTTGCATTACGCCAAACTGGAAAGAAAACGCCAACTCGAGGCGAGGTCGATTCGCCCTAAAGATGAGGCTCATCGACAATGA
- a CDS encoding tubulin gamma chain, with amino-acid sequence MPREIITIQAGQCGNSIGSQFWQQLCQEHGISQDGNLEDFATEGGDRKDVFYYQSDDTRYIPRAILIDLEPRVINGIQTGPYRNIYNPENFYVGKDGVGAANNWGDGYQSGEAVYEDIMEMIDREADGSDSLEGFMMLHSIAGGTGSGLGSFLLERLNDRFPKKIIQTYSVFPDTTNAGDVVVHPYNSILSMRRLTQNADSVVVLDNGALSHIAADRLHVQEPSFQQTNQLVATVMSASTTTLRYPGYMHNDLVSILASLIPTPRCHFLMTAYTPFTGDQVEQAKTVRKTTVLDVMRRLLQPKNRMVSTVPGKKSCYISILNVIQGEVDPTDVHKSLLRIRERRLATFIPWGPASIQVALTKRSPYIPMSHRVSGLMLANHTSIATLFKRILRQYDGMRKRNAFMEGYKKTAPFSENLNEFDEARQVVADLIGEYEAAEDADYLNPDAGEKPTSAETDRRVA; translated from the exons ATGCCCAG GGAAATCATTACGATCCAGGCCGGGCAGTGCGGCAACAGCA TTGGAAGCCAGTTTTGGCAACAGCTCTGCCAGGAACACGGCATCAGCCAAGATGGAAACCTAGAAGACTTTGCGACTGAAGGCGGTGACCGGAAAGATGTCTTTTACTACCAGAGCGACGATACGAGATACATTCCCCGAGCCATCCTGATTGATCTGGAACCGAGG GTCATCAATGGTATCCAGACTGGACCTTACAGAAATATTTATAACCCCGAGAACTTTTACGTGGGCAAAGACGGCGTTGGTGCCGCCAACAACTGGGGTGATGGTTACCAGAGTGGTGAGGCAGTGTACGAGGATATCATGGAGATGATTGATCGAGAGGCAGATGGCAGTGACTCTCTTGAG GGCTTCATGATGTTGCACTCAATTGCTGGCGGTACTGGATCAGGTCTTGGTTCATTCCTCCTCGAGAGGCTTAACGATCGGTTTCCCAAGAAGATCATCCAGACGTACTCAGTCTTCCCGGACACAACGAACGCGGGCGATGTTGTTGTTCATCCTTATAACAGTATCCTATCTATGCGAAGATTGACGCAAAATGCCGACTCTGTTGTCGTTTTGGATAATGGTGCTTTATCACACATTGCTGCCGATAGGTTGCATGTTCAGGAGCCATCCTTTCAACAAACAAACCAGCTG GTTGCTACTGTCATGTCTGCCAGTACAACAACACTTCGATACCCCGGTTACATGCACAATGATCTTGTCAGCATCCTAGCCTCCCTCATCCCAACTCCTCGAtgccatttcctcatgaCTGCCTACACACCATTCACCGGTGACCAAGTCGAGCAAGCCAAGACAGTTCGCAAAACGACAGTGTTGGATGTGATGCGACGTCTACTGCAGCCCAAGAACCGCATGGTGTCTACTGTTCCCGGCAAGAAAAGTTGCTACATCTCCATTCTCAATGTCATTCAGGGTGAAGTTGATCCGACGGATGTTCACAAGAGTCTGCTTCGTATCCGAGAACGACGGCTGGCTACGTTCATTCCATGGGGACCTGCAAGCATTCAAGTTGCCCTGACGAAGAGAAGTCCATACATACCCATGAGCCACCGTGTAAGCGGTCTTATGCTCGCCAACCACACAAGTATTGCGACG CTCTTCAAGAGAATTTTGAGGCAGTACGATGGCATGCGTAAGCGTAATGCCTTTATGGAAGGATACAAGAAGACAGCACCGTTCTCCGAGAACCTCAACGAGTTTGACGAGGCACGCCAAGTTGTTGCAGACTTGATTGGCGAATacgaagctgctgaagacgCAGATTACCTCAACCCAGACGCAGGGGAGAAGCCCACATCCGCAGAGACGGATCGACGAGTAGCTTGA
- a CDS encoding tubulin gamma chain, with protein MEMIDREADGSDSLEGFMMLHSIAGGTGSGLGSFLLERLNDRFPKKIIQTYSVFPDTTNAGDVVVHPYNSILSMRRLTQNADSVVVLDNGALSHIAADRLHVQEPSFQQTNQLVATVMSASTTTLRYPGYMHNDLVSILASLIPTPRCHFLMTAYTPFTGDQVEQAKTVRKTTVLDVMRRLLQPKNRMVSTVPGKKSCYISILNVIQGEVDPTDVHKSLLRIRERRLATFIPWGPASIQVALTKRSPYIPMSHRVSGLMLANHTSIATLFKRILRQYDGMRKRNAFMEGYKKTAPFSENLNEFDEARQVVADLIGEYEAAEDADYLNPDAGEKPTSAETDRRVA; from the exons ATGGAGATGATTGATCGAGAGGCAGATGGCAGTGACTCTCTTGAG GGCTTCATGATGTTGCACTCAATTGCTGGCGGTACTGGATCAGGTCTTGGTTCATTCCTCCTCGAGAGGCTTAACGATCGGTTTCCCAAGAAGATCATCCAGACGTACTCAGTCTTCCCGGACACAACGAACGCGGGCGATGTTGTTGTTCATCCTTATAACAGTATCCTATCTATGCGAAGATTGACGCAAAATGCCGACTCTGTTGTCGTTTTGGATAATGGTGCTTTATCACACATTGCTGCCGATAGGTTGCATGTTCAGGAGCCATCCTTTCAACAAACAAACCAGCTG GTTGCTACTGTCATGTCTGCCAGTACAACAACACTTCGATACCCCGGTTACATGCACAATGATCTTGTCAGCATCCTAGCCTCCCTCATCCCAACTCCTCGAtgccatttcctcatgaCTGCCTACACACCATTCACCGGTGACCAAGTCGAGCAAGCCAAGACAGTTCGCAAAACGACAGTGTTGGATGTGATGCGACGTCTACTGCAGCCCAAGAACCGCATGGTGTCTACTGTTCCCGGCAAGAAAAGTTGCTACATCTCCATTCTCAATGTCATTCAGGGTGAAGTTGATCCGACGGATGTTCACAAGAGTCTGCTTCGTATCCGAGAACGACGGCTGGCTACGTTCATTCCATGGGGACCTGCAAGCATTCAAGTTGCCCTGACGAAGAGAAGTCCATACATACCCATGAGCCACCGTGTAAGCGGTCTTATGCTCGCCAACCACACAAGTATTGCGACG CTCTTCAAGAGAATTTTGAGGCAGTACGATGGCATGCGTAAGCGTAATGCCTTTATGGAAGGATACAAGAAGACAGCACCGTTCTCCGAGAACCTCAACGAGTTTGACGAGGCACGCCAAGTTGTTGCAGACTTGATTGGCGAATacgaagctgctgaagacgCAGATTACCTCAACCCAGACGCAGGGGAGAAGCCCACATCCGCAGAGACGGATCGACGAGTAGCTTGA
- a CDS encoding hypothetical protein (At least one base has a quality score < 10), which produces MTRSRKRQLLHQFLLQLLPWARTNAGLPSAMRLIANPRRCRRALLLPPNLSSRRLPTSRLLLPPLPSSLLPNPLMMGLLLSQIPLLSTSPTVVVVRLLAASFRTLSPAVLLALLLVETSLATFLMQARPRIVVLMLMPRVRPTQMLRMIARQPVTATSQVRQPVAPTLLLRLASVCSDRSLPLPVASPLGPEHLVLGRAPLAEVCLTELPRIMMDSRCVLERRMRQQPRNLSTRPGTPAPPLSNLRHLALHPQAKLPLCLERPLRRRRVLCSPRSLPLLTYSVPPSRTSLRKKNQHQSRSRLTRREVNPTKRTMRPPRSHCSSLRLQRLRQTLGLSLPPKPATEPSKAGEPTKPATSLFGTKSDDKSNTPPPTTNLFGAVSKPAESSGPSMQSSTLFGAKPATNDAAKTSLFGAPSAESTTATSLFGAKPTSTATNLFGNAAVSTAKPLFGAPNSGDATAPKTDAAPTADKPAAAPIFSFGAPSAGADKINGANKPLFGAPQSPTSSGAAALDGSPMKQDGPSPAKKAFDGGSTGASAAPIFSFGGASTAPAAPSFGGGSGTSTPLFGGASTTPAANNAGSSFGANSTNSGGSFGFQFGGNSASSSFNNPFSSGNDGGNTASTPSSAPGGMFSFGATTAPSGGSNPFQFGGASNATSTPAFGAGSNNNAPAFGGASGSTGAPGFSFTGASPAQNSAPTFGSNQNGNLQPPAGGSTTGTNTPFSLGGGSSLATTPAGGTPEPSNQAEGAAGGDEEGEKHEQVNLAENLEQDEDIMHDVRAKVLKFVPASEKSDDKKPKSQSPWSVQGVGALRLLKHKETSVVRLLLRAEPRGHIAMNRAVLADMSYKADKKYVKMTTSNEKGDGLETWMIQVKTADMAKELAEALEQNKVHNKK; this is translated from the exons atgaccaGGAGCAGGAAGCGCCAACTCCTGCATCAGTTCCTACTCCAGCTTCTACCTTGGGCAAGAACAAACGCAGGGCTTCCGTCAGCGATGAGGCTGATAGCCAACCCTCGAAGATGCAGAAGGGCACTGCTTCTGCCGCCAAATCTCTCTTCGAGAAGATTGCCAACAAGTCGACTGCTCCTGCCGCCTCTCCCTTCAAGTCTTCTACCAAACCCGCTGATGATGGGGCTGCTGCTAAGCCAAATCCCTTTGCTTTCAACAAGCCCAACGGTGGTGGTAGTTCGCTTGCTCGCAGCATCTTTCAGAACCCTAAGCCCGGCAGTGCTGCTGGCGCTTCTTCTGGTGGAAACATCTTTGGCTACCTTTCTGATGCAAGCTCGGCCAAGAATagtggtgttgatgctgatgccgaGAGTGAGGCCGACTcagatgttgaggatgataGCCAGGCAACCGGTAACAGCGACGAGCCAAGTGCGGCAGCCAGTGGCGCCGACACTGCTTCTCAGGCTGGCATCGGTCTGTTCGGACAGAAGCCTGCCCCTACCAGTGGCCTCGCCGCTGGGTCCAGAGCACCTGGTACTAGGGAGAGCACCCCTGGCCGAAGTTTGTTTGACCGAGTTACCAAGGATAATGATGGACAGCCGGTGCGTATTggagagaaggatgagacaGCAGCCGAGAAACCTGTCGACCAGACCTGGAACCCCAGCACCACCCCTATCAAATTTGCGCCATCTGGCTCTGCATCCACAAGCCAAGCTGCCTCTTTGTTTGGAAAGGCCACTTCGGCGCCGACGAGTTCTTTGTTCGCCTCGAAGCCTCCCACTTCTAACCTATTCGGTGCCGCCAAGCAGGACAAGCCTACGGAAAAAGAATCAACACCAGTCTCGGAGCAGGCTGACAAGACGGGAGGTGAATCCGACAAAGAGAACGATGAGGCCCCCAAGAAGTCACTGTTCGAGTCTAAGGCTTCAGCGGCTCCGGCAAACTTTGGGTCTCTCTTTGCCCCCCAAGCCGGCTACGGAACCATCTAAGGCTGGAGAGCCTACAAAGCCTGCTACAAGCTTATTTGGAACCAAGTCTGATGACAAGTCCAACACTCCCCCGCCCACTACCAATCTGTTTGGTGCCGTAAGCAAGCCTGCAGAGTCAAGCGGACCCTCGATGCAGTCATCTACATTGTTTGGCGCCAAACCTGCTACCAATGATGCCGCTAAGACCTCACTCTTTGGTGCTCCCAGTGCAGAGTCGACTACTGCTACGTCTTTGTTTGGTGCAAAACCTACAAGCACCGCCACCAACCTGTTCGGCAATGCCGCGGTGTCAACTGCCAAGCCTTTGTTTGGTGCCCCCAACTCTGGCGATGCGACGGCGCCCAAGACTGACGCTGCTCCCACGGCAGACAAGCCTGCTGCGGCTCCCATTTTCAGCTTCGGGGCGCCTTCCGCTGGTGCTGATAAGATCAACGGTGCGAACAAGCCCCTCTTTGGAGCACCTCAGTCGCCTACGTCGTCTGGTGCAGCCGCGCTTGATGGTAGTCCCATGAAGCAGGATGGACCATCACCGGCCAAGAAGGCATTCGACGGTGGAAGCACTGGGGCTTCGGCCGCAcccatcttcagcttcggTGGCGCCTCTACAGCTCCTGCTGCTCCCTCATTTGGTGGTGGCTCAGGCACTTCTACACCTCTGTTTGGCGGTGCTTCAACGACCCCTGCTGCTAACAATGCAGGCTCGTCTTTTGGCGCAAACTCAACCAACTCTGGAGGATCGTTCGGTTTCCAGTTTGGAGGAAactctgcttcttcatcgttcAACAATCCGTTCTCCTCAGGCAATGATGGAGGAAACACAGCTTCTACCCCATCATCAGCTCCTGGAGGCATGTTCAGCTTTGGGGCCACCACCGCACCTTCTGGAGGTTCCAATCCGTTCCAATTTGGAGGTGCAAGCAATGCCACATCGACCCCAGCCTTTGGAGCAGGCAGTAATAACAATGCTCCTGCTTTTGGAGGGGCGTCCGGATCTACAGGAGCGCCAGGGTTCAGCTTCACAGGAGCCTCGCCAGCGCAAAACTCGGCACCAACATTTGGATCCAACCAGAACGGCAACCTTCAACCGCCTGCTGGTGGTTCAACCACCGGGACCA ACACACCGTTCAGTCTTGGGGGAGGCTCTAGCCTGGCCACAACACCAGCTGGCGGGACCCCGGAACCCTCGAACCAAGCCGAAGGAGCCGCCGgaggcgatgaagaaggcgagaAGCACGAGCAGGTCAACTTGGCCGAGAATCTGGAGCAGGACGAGGATATCATGCATGATGTACGGGCAAAGGTGTTGAAGTTTGTGCCGGCCAGCGAGAAGTCGGATGACAAGAAGCCCAAGTCTCAGAGTCCGTGGTCGGTACAGGGTGTAGGAGCTCTTCGACTGCTAAAGCACAAGGAGACGAGTGTTGTTCGTCTTCTCCTGCGAGCAGAGCCCCGTGGACATATTGCTATGAACCGAGCGGTCCTCGCCGACATGTCTTACAAGGCTGACAAGAAGTACGTCAAGATGACCACGTCGAACGAGAAGGGTGACGGACTTGAGACTTGGATGATTCAGGTCAAGACGGCGGACATGGCTAAGGAGCTTGCAGAAGCTTTGGAGCAGAACAAGGTCCATAATAAGAAGTAA